The Rutidosis leptorrhynchoides isolate AG116_Rl617_1_P2 unplaced genomic scaffold, CSIRO_AGI_Rlap_v1 contig329, whole genome shotgun sequence genome has a window encoding:
- the LOC139882953 gene encoding molybdopterin biosynthesis protein CNX1-like, giving the protein MISSEEALRAVLSVSQRLPPVTVALHHALGKILAQDIFAPDPLPPYPASIKDGYAVIASDGPGEYPVIAESRAGNDAVGVTVTPGNVAYVTTGGPIPDGADAVVQVEDTEPVKFDCKEQKRVQILVQTSRGTDIRPVGCDIEKGAMVLKSGEKIGASEIGLLATMGVMMVKVYPTPTIGVLSTGDELVEPTTGCLGRGQIRDSNRAMLLSAAIQQQCNIVDLGIAGDNEEVLAKTLDDSFSSGIDILLTSGGVSMGDKDFVKPLLEKRGKIHFNKVRMKPGKPLTFAEIVVKPGKKILAFGLPGNPVSCLVCFHLFVVPAVRNLSGWSNPQLLRVQARLKQALKTDKGRPEYHRAIIRWHVNDGSGGPGFVAESTGHQMSSRLLSMKSANALLELPATGSVIAAGTAVPAIIISDLTTSDIQKEDVPLAPPSAMPEDRLRDKTVDASSVSTWKVAVLTVSDTVSSGLGPDRSGPRAISVVDSSSEKLGGARVVTTAVVPDDVGKIKDVLQRWSDIDEVDLILTLGGTGFTPRDVTPEATKEVIEKETPGLLYVMMQESLKVTQFAMLSRAAAGIRGSTLIINMPGNPNAVAECMEALLPALKHALKQIKGDKREKHPRHLPHAQAASDDTWERSYKLATVDDSERGCSCSH; this is encoded by the exons ATGATATCCTCCGAAGAAGCTCTCCGAGCAGTACTCAGCGTCTCTCAACGGCTGCCGCCTGTCACGGTGGCTCTTCACCATGCTCTCGGCAAAATCCTGGCCCAAGACATCTTTGCACCCGACCCTTTGCCTCCTTATCCAGCTTCAATTAAG GATGGTTATGCTGTAATTGCTTCCGATGGGCCTGGTGAATATCCAGTGATCGCTGAATCTAGAGCTGGAAATGATGCAGTTGGAGTGACAGTTACTCCTGGAAATGTTGCATATGTCACGACTGGAG GACCAATACCTGATGGCGCTGATGCAGTTGTTCAAGTCGAGGATACTGAACCAGTAAAATTTGATTGCAAAGAGCAGAAGCGAGTTCAGATATTGGTTCAAACAAGCAGAGGCACTGATATTCGTCCAGTG GGATGTGACATTGAGAAGGGTGCCATGGTATTAAAATCTGGAGAAAAAATAGGAGCTTCAGAAATTGGCCTACTTGCAACTATGGGTGTCATGATGGTCAAG GTATATCCCACACCAACTATTGGAGTGCTTTCTACAGGAGATGAACTTGTTGAGCCAACAACTGGTTGTCTAGGTCGTGGCCAG ATTAGGGATTCGAACCGCGCTATGTTACTGTCAGCAGCAATACAACAGCAGTGCAACATTGTTGACCTTGGCATTGCTGGAGATAATGAGGAAGTGCTTGCGAAGACCTTGGATGATTCCTTTTCATCTGGAATTGATATTCTTCTAACGTCTGGCGGGGTGTCCATGGGAGACAAAGATTTTGTCAAGCCATTGCTTGAAAAGAGAGGAAAAATACATTTCAACAAG GTTCGAATGAAACCTGGAAAACCATTGACTTTTGCGGAGATCGTTGTAAAACCAGGAAAAAAGATTCTGGCATTCGGTTTACCTGGGAATCCAGTGAGCTGCCTAGTTTGTTTCCATCTCTTTGTGGTACCTGCCGTACGCAATCTTTCTGGGTGGTCAAACCCTCAGCTTTTGAG AGTGCAGGCTCGTCTTAAGCAAGCCCTAAAGACAGATAAAGGGCGTCCTGAATATCATCGTGCTATTATTAGATGGCATGTCAATGATGGATCTGGCGGTCCTGG GTTCGTTGCTGAGAGTACTGGTCATCAAATGAGCAGTAGGCTTTTAAGTATGAAATCAGCTAATGCATTGTTGGAGTTGCCAGCCACTGGCAGTGTAATTGCTGCTGGAACTGCTGTGCCGGCGATCATAATTTCAGATCTAACCACTAGTGATATTCAAAAGGAAGATGTACCGCTTGCCCCTCCTTCTGCTATGCCTGAAGATAGACTCCGAGACAAGACTGTAGATGCCTCATCAGTTTCTACTTGGAAAGTGGCTGTTCTTACAGTCAGTGATACAGTTTCATCAGGGCTTGGACCTGATAGGAG CGGTCCTAGAGCTATTTCGGTTGTGGATTCATCATCCGAAAAGTTAGGTGGGGCAAGAGTGGTTACAACAGCTGTAGTCCCAGATGATGTGGGCAAAATTAAGGATGTACTGCAAAGGTGGAGTGATATTGATGAAGTGGATCTCATCCTTACCCTTG GTGGCACTGGCTTCACGCCAAGGGATGTAACTCCTGAAGCAACCAAAGAGGTGATTGAAAAAGAAACACCTGGTCTTCTCTATGTAATGATGCAAGAGAGTTTAAAG GTTACTCAGTTTGCCATGCTATCACGGGCAGCGGCAGGGATAAGAGGTTCAACATTA ATCATCAACATGCCTGGGAATCCAAATGCTGTAGCTGAATGCATGGAGGCTTTACTCCCGGCACTTAAGCATGCATTGAAGCAGATAAAGGGAGACAAGAGAGAGAAACATCCACGTCACTTACCTCATGCACAAGCAGCATCTGATGATACGTGGGAGAGAAGTTATAAATTGGCCACTGTTGATGACTCGGAACGTGGTTGTTCTTGTTCCCACTAA
- the LOC139882943 gene encoding LOW QUALITY PROTEIN: SNF2 domain-containing protein CLASSY 1-like (The sequence of the model RefSeq protein was modified relative to this genomic sequence to represent the inferred CDS: inserted 1 base in 1 codon) yields MGRKRHLYESKHPFDAYPFELFLSGSWKLVERIRVNEGSMTMHLVDERYMTDEKGPTFSNLRLRSRQATLTDCTCFLRPSIDVCVLSSKTETSDNRIPEPVWMDAKIISIERKPHATECACTFYVKFYANQDPYGLEKRKLKEETKAIRLEEIFILQKLEKHPTEDQHYRWIFAEDCVSVQKTKLLLGKFFSDLSWLLVTTFLNRIAFDVRAVENKIVYHVLGGDIDEDEKSPYAINFKIDDNGVTTSTLEKFVEADISCAASSLASHMDEPPLADIVDLRRSKRRNTQPERFVGSGGFQMDLNGTRIGGFCKPKYYEEDEDEDEDDEEEEDGDEEMSLPLSSFFNRNSSQERHHLESENDISETGKNSHESKSKLSLAETKRDSDESKSKKHWGSKRKKGRPRKQHKGDLSIVSMPAAAESDPIPLENFHFPANNSSRNYSQEIHQYCSKSKPSKQSHAAKRSKFPEFEDCDFRSGRGRKSTGGGRVQSNRFRTTSSRRNRKGRGLEDLMSYRKTTLSAGAYSKLINSYMKDIDNTRTKEEPHIVDQWNDFKAGKFTVPMDDDDMDKSSVEDDGEMSETEMLWKEMEMALLSSYLLDDDEGEKDTKSTEVPKFGLDCEHDFVLKEEIGMLCRLCGFVGTEIRYVSAPFAQRRSYNAEKKMSEEDDDSKPDEVHEEFNVEIPKCETPPSEENGSPLSEGQDNVWALIPDLRPQLHFHQKKAFEFLWRNVAGXLEPALMEEASKDTGGCCISHAPGAGKTFLMIAFLTSYLKLFPGKRPLVLAPKTTLYTWYKEFIKWKIPIPVHLIHGRRTYKVFKNNSIKFKGVLRPSQDVMHVIDCLEKFQKWHSQPSVLVMGYTSFQTLMREDSKFSHRKYMAKVLRESPGILILDEGHNPRSTKSRLRKALMKVETDLRVMLSGTLFQNNFCEYFNTLCLSRPKFIFEVLKELDPKFKTKKEEKARHLLESRARKLFLDTIAKKIDANENDDRIEGLNMLRNLTSGFIDMYETGHADVLPGLQIYTLFMNPTEIQQEILVKLHTIMATYHGYPLELELLITLASIHPSLIKTSNCVGKFFNPEELAELDKYKYDFKRGSKVMFVLNLIHRVVKNEKVLIFCHNIAPITMFVELLENVFHWQKGVEILTLTGDMELFERGRIMDKFEEPKGASRILFASITACAEGISLTAASRVILLDSEWNPSKTKQAIARAFRPGQQKVVYVYQLLARGTLEEGKYNRTTWKEWVSSMIFSEDFVEDPSCWQAQKIEDNTLREMVAEDRVKSFHMIMKNEKASMEQLGKQKSEYLPKVPTFSCIGYPQSRQP; encoded by the exons ATGGGGAGAAAGCGGCATTTATATGAGTCCAAGCATCCATTTGATGCATATC CTTTCGAGTTATTTTTATCTGGATCATGGAAACTTGTGGAGCGTATAAGAGTAAACGAAGGAAGCATGACTATGCATCTTGTTGATGAAAGATATATGACTGACGAAAAAGGTCCTACCTTCTCTAACCTTCGTCTAAGGTCAAGGCAGGCAACTTTAACTGACTGTACCTGCTTTTTGAGGCCTAGTATCGACGTATGTGTTCTTTCTTCGAAAACTGAAACCTCAGACAATAGAATTCCAGAACCT GTGTGGATGGATGCTAAAATAATCTCTATCGAGAGGAAACCACATGCGACTGAATGTGCCTGCACTTTTTATGTTAAGTTTTATGCAAACCAAGATCCTTATGGTTTGGAGAAAAGGAAGCTAAAGGAAGAGACTAAAGCCATAAGACTTGAGGAAATTTTCATCCTCCAAAAGCTTGAGAAGCATCCTACTGAAGACCAACATTACAGATGGATTTTCGCCGAGGACTGTGTTTCGGTGCAAAAGACTAAACTTCTCCTGGGGAAGTTCTTTTCAGATCTTTCGTGGTTACTTGTTACGACGTTTTTGAACAGGATTGCATTTGACGTGAGAGCGGTTGAAAATAAGATCGTCTATCATGTTCTAGGTGGTGATATTGACGAAGACGAAAAATCCCCTTATGCTATAAACTTCAAAATCGACGACAATGGTGTTACAACATCCACCCTGGAGAAATTCGTGGAGGCTGATATTAGTTGTGCCGCCTCCTCTTTGGCTTCTCACATGGACGAGCCGCCTTTGGCTGACATCGTTGACTTACGGCGCTCGAAACGCCGGAATACACAACCTGAACGTTTTGTCGGCTCTGGTGGTTTCCAAATGGACCTTAACGGCACTCGAATAGGAGGATTTTGCAAACCAAAATactatgaagaagatgaagatgaagatgaagacgatgaagaagaagaagatggagATGAAGAAATGTCCTTACCTTTATCAAGCTTCTTTAACAGAAATAGTTCCCAAGAAAGGCATCACCTTGAGAGCGAGAACGATATTTCTGAGACTGGAAAAAATTCGCATGAGTCTAAGAGCAAGCTCTCCCTTGCTGAGACTAAAAGAGATTCGGATGAGTCTAAGAGCAAGAAACACTGGGGGAGTAAGAGAAAGAAAGGACGTCCAAGAAAGCAGCATAAAGGCGACCTTTCAATTGTTTCTATGCCTGCTGCTGCAGAATCTGATCCTATACCTCTCGAGAATTTCCATTTTCCTGCCAATAATAGCTCGAGAAATTATTCACAGGAGATACATCAATATTGCTCCAAGTCTAAACCTTCTAAACAAAGCCATGCTGCAAAAAGGAGTAAATTTCCTGAGTTCGAAGATTGTGACTTCAGGAGTGGGAGGGGGCGAAAATCGACTGGTGGCGGAAGAGTCCAGAGTAATAGATTCCGTACGACGTCTTCTAGAAGGAATAGAAAGGGGAGGGGTTTAGAAGATTTGATGAGTTACAGGAAAACAACCTTAAGTGCAGGGGCTTACAGCAAACTGATAAATTCTTACATGAAAGACATTGATAATACGAGGACGAAAGAAGAGCCTCATATTGTTGACCAATGGAACGATTTCAAGGCAGGGAAATTTACAGTGCCGATGGATGACGATGACATGGATAAGTCATCAGTTGAGGATGATGGAGAAATGTCAGAAACTGAAATGTTATGGAAAGAAATGGAAATGGCTTTGCTTTCTTCTTATCTTCTTGACGATGATGAG GGTGAAAAAGATACAAAGTCCACTGAAGTGCCAAAATTCGGTCTAGACTGTGAACACGACTTTGTACTTAAAGAAGAAATCGGGATGTTGTGTCGCTTATGTGGCTTTGTTGGCACTGAAATAAGATATGTTTCAGCACCCTTC GCACAACGTAGAAGCTATAATGCAGAAAAAAAGATGTCAGAAGAAGACGATGACAGTAAGCCAGATGAAGTTCACGAGGAATTTAATGTAGAAATTCCCAAATGTGAAACCCCGCCATCTGAAGAAAATGGTTCGCCTTTGTCAGAAGGACAAGACAACGTGTGGGCTTTAATTCCCGATCTGAGGCCGCAATTACATTTCCACCAGAAGAAAGCTTTTGAATTCCTATGGCGTAATGTGGCCG CTTTAGAACCAGCACTTATGGAAGAAGCATCAAAGGACACTGGCGGTTGCTGTATTTCACACGCACCGGGAGCTGGGAAAACTTTCCTTATGATTGCTTTCCTCACAAGCTACTTGAAATTGTTCCCTGGAAAGCGGCCTTTAGTCCTTGCTCCCAAGACAACATTGTATACCTGGTACAAGGAATTCATCAAATGGAAGATTCCGATCCCTGTTCATCTGATTCATGGCCGAAGAACGTACAAAGTGTTCAAGAACAACTCCATTAAGTTTAAAGGAGTTCTGAGACCTAGTCAAGATGTAATGCACGTCATTGATTGTCTTGAGAAGTTTCAAAAGTGGCATTCTCAGCCTAGTGTTCTTGTCATGGGTTATACTTCATTCCAAACGTTAATGCGAGAAGATTCCAAGTTCTCTCATCGAAAATATATGGCTAAAGTGCTTCGAGAAAGCCCTGGCATCTTGATTCTGGATGAAGGCCACAATCCGAGAAGTACGAAATCGAGATTGAGAAAGGCTCTGATGAAAGTCGAAACCGATTTGAGAGTAATGCTTTCAGGAACATTGTTTCAGAACAACTTCTGTGAGTATTTTAACACCCTTTGCTTGTCGAGACCCAAATTCATCTTCGAAGTTCTCAAGGAATTAGACCCGAAATTCAAGACAAAGAAGGAAGAAAAAGCCCGCCATTTGTTAGAGTCACGCGCTAGGAAGCTGTTTCTGGATACAATTGCTAAGAAAATAGATGCAAATGAAAACGACGATCGAATCGAGGGACTTAACATGTTACGAAATCTGACGAGCGGATTCATCGATATGTACGAAACTGGACACGCCGACGTCCTTCCAGGATTACAGATCTACACATTGTTTATGAATCCAACAGAAATCCAACAAGAGATATTGGTGAAGCTTCATACAATCATGGCTACTTATCATGGATATCCATTGGAGCTGGAACTTCTGATAACACTCGCATCAATCCATCCTTCATTGATAAAAACTTCGAACTGTGTCGGTAAATTCTTCAATCCAGAGGAATTGGCGGAGCTGGATAAGTACAAGTACGACTTCAAAAGAGGATCGAAAGTGATGTTCGTTCTTAATCTGATCCATCGTGTCGTAAAGAATGAGAAAGTTTTGATCTTCTGCCATAACATTGCACCGATCACGATGTTCGTCGAGTTGTTAGAGAATGTATTCCACTGGCAGAAAGGAGTGGAGATCCTTACGCTCACCGGAGATATGGAATTATTCGAACGGGGACGGATAATGGATAAGTTCGAGGAACCTAAAGGAGCTTCAAGGATTCTGTTTGCATCGATCACGGCATGCGCTGAAGGAATAAGTCTGACGGCAGCGTCTAGGGTGATTTTACTGGATTCGGAATGGAATCCGTCGAAGACGAAGCAAGCGATCGCACGAGCTTTTCGACCAGGACAACAAAAGGTTGTATACGTTTATCAGCTTTTGGCTCGAGGCACGCTCGAAGAAGGCAAGTATAATCGGACAACATGGAAGGAATGGGTGTCGAGCATGATATTTAGCGAGGACTTTGTGGAAGATCCTTCATGTTGGCAAGCTCAGAAGATTGAAGATAATACATTGAGAGAGATGGTTGCAGAAGACAGAGTCAAGTCTTTCCATatgattatgaaaaatgaaaaggcTTCCATGG AGCAGCTTGGAAAGCAAAAAAGCGAGTATCTTCCCAAAGTTCCAACTTTTAGTTGTATCGGATATCCTCAAAGCCGACAGCCGTGA
- the LOC139882954 gene encoding SNAP25 homologous protein SNAP33-like produces the protein MFNSKRSPLKVTKHNSVDPGYTASSHSNPFDSDDEIDNKKTTLNPSRRTSSEPQLTNLSTNPFDDGDVNGMKGTSSYSRSSAARNNYKNDFRDSGGIENQSVQELEDYAVYKSEETTKTTKACLKIALDMREDAANTLVKLHEQGEQITRTHHVAADIDHDLSRGEKLLGSLGGIFSKKWKPKKTHQITGPHVTRDSSPQRKAAHFEQREKLGLNSVPKGRSSTRTPPPEPTNAYQKVEVENWKQDDALSDVSDILGELKEMAIGMGSEIDRQNKGLDLLDADTEELNYRVRGATQRARRLLGK, from the exons ATGTTCAATTCGAAGAGATCTCCATTGAAGGTTACTAAGCATAACTCAGTTGATCCTGGATATACTGCTTCTTCTCACAGCAATCCTTTCGATTCTGATGATGAGATAGACAATAAGAAAACCACCCTCAACCCTTCGAGAAGGACTTCTTCGGAACCTCAGTTAACAAATTTGAGTACCAATCCGTTTGATGATGGCGACGTTAATGGGATGAAGGGAACTTCTTCGTATTCTCGCTCTTCAGCTGCGAGAAACAATTATAAGAATGATTTCCGTGACTCGGGAGGAATAGAGAACCAATCTGTACAAGAACTGGAGGACTATGCTGTTTACAAGTCTGAAGAGACAACAAAAACAACAAAGGCCTGTTTGAAAATTGCATTGGACATGAGGGAGGATGCCGCCAATACTTTGGTCAAGCTGCATGAGCAAGGTGAACAAATCACCAGGACTCACCATGTTGCTGCTGACATCGATCACGATCTTAGTCGG GGGGAGAAACTTCTGGGAAGTCTCGGAGGCATTTTCTCTAAGAAGTGGAAGCCAAAAAAGACGCATCAAATTACAGGTCCACATGTGACAAGAG ATTCTTCACCACAACGAAAAGCTGCCCATTTTGAGCAGAGAGAGAAGTTAGGTTTGAATTCTGTGCCGAAAGGACGGTCAAGCACTCGAACGCCACCACCTGAACCCACCAATGCATATCAGAAAGTTGAG GTGGAAAACTGGAAGCAGGACGATGCACTGAGTGATGTAAGCGACATACTTGGGGAGTTGAAGGAAATGGCTATTGGCATGGGATCCGAAATTGATAG GCAGAATAAAGGGTTGGATCTTCTTGATGCTGATACTGAAGAGTTGAATTACCGTGTTAGGGGTGCAACACAGCGTGCTCGTCGCTTGCTCGGAAAGTAG
- the LOC139882942 gene encoding uncharacterized protein produces the protein MAATRSEVLSLFRSLLRTARQFSDYNIREYAKRRTVDGFRANRSLTDPNSVQAAFAEGKNQLEIAKRQALVYSLYTPKVKSVMEIQL, from the coding sequence ATGGCAGCGACGAGGAGTGAGGTGCTTTCGTTGTTCCGGTCGCTTCTCCGGACGGCTCGTCAGTTCTCTGACTACAACATCAGAGAATACGCCAAGCGGCGAACCGTCGACGGCTTCCGAGCGAACCGGAGCTTGACCGACCCTAACTCGGTCCAAGCTGCTTTTGCAGAAGGGAAGAATCAGCTCGAGATTGCCAAACGCCAAGCACTTGTCTACTCTCTCTATACGCCCAAGGTCAAGAGCGTTATGGAAATTCAGCTCTGA
- the LOC139882955 gene encoding NADH--cytochrome b5 reductase 1-like, with translation METTTMQSHKVEMLTIAIALVAIGAGTAYYFYSLGKKSKKGCLDTEVFQDFKLIKRTQLSHNVAKFRFSLPTPTSVLGLPIGKHMSCRGKDSLGEEVIKPYTPTTLDSDIGFFELIIKMYPHGRMSHHFREMREGDFLPVRGPRGRFEYRPNKVRAFGMLAGGTGITPMYQIARAILDNASDKTNIHLIYANVTLEDILLKEELDNLAITFPDRFSVFYVLNQPPEEWNGGVGFVSKEMIQTHCPAPADDIQILRCGPPPMNKAMADHLLDIGYTPQMQFQF, from the exons ATGGAGACGACGACGATGCAGTCTCACAAAGTGGAGATGTTAACCATAGCTATAGCTCTAGTGGCCATCGGAGCCGGGACTGCCTATTACTTTTACTCCCTTGGCAAAAAATCTAAGAAAG GCTGTTTGGACACTGAGGTTTTCCAGGATTTCAAACTCATTAAGCGCACCCAGCTCAGCCACAATGTGGCCAAGTTTAGATTCTCCCTCCCTACACCAACTTCAGTATTGGGACTCCCAATTGGAAAGCATATGAGTTGCCG AGGGAAGGATAGTCTTGGTGAAGAAGTTATAAAGCCATATACTCCAACAACTTTGGATTCCGATATCGGGTTCTTTGAACTAATCATTAAG ATGTATCCTCATGGAAGAATGTCTCACCACTTTCGGGAGATGCGTGAAGGTGATTTCTTGCCTGTGAGAGGACCCAGG GGGCGCTTCGAGTATCGACCTAACAAAGTTAGAGCTTTTGGAATGCTTGCCGGTGGCACTGGCATCACCCCTATGTATCAA ATTGCAAGAGCCATATTGGACAATGCAAGTGACAAAACCAACATTCATCTTATATATGCTAATGTAACACTTGAGGACATTCTTTTGAAG GAAGAGCTAGATAATTTAGCAATCACATTCCCCGACCGTTTCAGTGTCTTCTATGTTCTAAATCAG CCACCTGAAGAATGGAACGGCGGCGTTGGTTTTGTGTCCAAGGAAATGATTCAAACCCACTGCCCTGCGCCGGCTGATGATATCCAG ATTCTAAGGTGTGGTCCACCTCCCATGAACAAGGCCATGGCTGATCACTTACTTGATATAGGATACACTCCCCAAATGCAATTCCAGTTTTGA